The Arachis hypogaea cultivar Tifrunner chromosome 14, arahy.Tifrunner.gnm2.J5K5, whole genome shotgun sequence genome has a segment encoding these proteins:
- the LOC112741148 gene encoding uncharacterized protein produces the protein MGTLVGHVAPGFGFMLIGLWHLFNHIKLHAINPNNYTSPPWFPTSSSKYLELFLIMFGCTASISMELFIGPDRHQPFDPDGTIPSNHLHNFEHSSISMTFFVYAAFAIVLDKLNIQAQHSITQLIGAIAFGQQLLLFHLHSADHMGPEGQYHMLLQLLVLISLLSTLLGIGTPQSFLVSFVRSISIFFQGIWLMTMGFMLWIPGFIPKGCFMNLEEGHKVVRCHDDMSLHRANSLVTIQFSWFFIVVTVFAVSLYIVLVKFYKNKIEYFPTKNEEEEEEEEDESSEDLESPKKNIVGNSMRFIHVGKPYSSLDIER, from the coding sequence ATGGGAACTTTGGTGGGACATGTAGCACCAGGTTTTGGGTTCATGCTAATAGGTTTATGGCATCTCTTCAACCACATCAAGCTCCATGCCATTAACCCCAACAACTACACTTCTCCACCATGGTTCCCAACTTCAAGCTCCAAGTACCTTGAGCTCTTCCTCATCATGTTTGGCTGCACTGCTTCCATATCCATGGAGCTCTTCATCGGCCCCGACCGCCACCAACCCTTCGACCCTGACGGCACCATTCCCTCCAACCACCTCCACAACTTCGAGCACTCCTCCATCTCCATGACCTTTTTTGTCTACGCCGCCTTCGCCATCGTTCTCGACAAACTCAACATCCAAGCTCAACATAGCATTACTCAGTTGATTGGAGCCATAGCCTTTGGTCAACAACTCCTCCTCTTCCACCTCCACTCTGCGGACCACATGGGCCCGGAGGGTCAATACCACATGCTCTTGCAACTTCTTGTCCTTATTTCTTTATTAAGTACCCTTTTGGGAATTGGAACGCCGCAGAGCTTTTTAGTAAGCTTTGTGCGTTCCATTAGCATATTCTTTCAGGGAATATGGCTTATGACTATGGGATTCATGCTGTGGATCCCAGGTTTTATTCCGAAAGGATGCTTTATGAATCTCGAGGAGGGTCACAAGGTAGTTAGGTGTCACGATGACATGTCACTTCATCGCGCCAACTCTCTTGTGACCATCCAGTTCAGCTGGTTCTTCATTGTTGTCACCGTTTTCGCGGTGTCTTTGTACATAGTTTTGGTCAAATTTTACAAGAACAAGATCGAGTATTTTCCTaccaagaacgaggaagaagaagaggaagaggaagacgaGTCAAGCGAAGACCTTGAGTCTCCAAAGAAGAACATAGTTGGGAACTCCATGAGGTTCATCCATGTTGGAAAGCCGTATTCATCGCTTGACATTGAAAGGTAA